One Deltaproteobacteria bacterium DNA window includes the following coding sequences:
- a CDS encoding HAD family hydrolase, translating to MPEKKYYQMDVKKVLEDLNTSDKGLSRAEAERRLQRYGENELRAKIRLPLWLLFLSQFRELLILILILGGLVSYFIGNYRDGSIIFIIVFVNAIIGFIHEHKADKIIDKLKGLIRSPAKVVRNGELMEISQENLVPGDILHIEAGDKLPADIRLIEVNGLKTDDFALTGESVPQEKRHDAIIEEVSLADRDNMAYAGTIVATGSAAGVVVATGMDTETGKIAGLTEEAGEIKTPLQREFRRLANQLSVAVVIISAGLFVLGMVQDFSLYMSLVYALGVAMAMVPQALPAQVTVALSTGSSQLANRNAVVKNLPSVETLGSTTVICTDKTGTLTKNEMTVRSVWFNGKKYEITGIGYKPEGEVMDEDGTPLSKERIEEIEVLMDAATMSSNAEIHEPDEEHATWYSVGDSTEAALIAVSTKLGTRSPEEDEENPELREFSFDSELMRMSSVRQFGNDVKLAVKGSTLSLLSISAYIYKDGENVPITEEDKKNIEAINEEYSRNGMRVLAIAHRPLGSRKDEYRREDVERDVIFLGLMAMIDPPKEGVKEAIKDARKAHIRVFILTGDHPETAQAVGREIGLSESGGVTPVITGAELKEMDEEKLKKILQENQSIIFARVDPEDKLQIVKVLEEQGEIVAVTGDGVNDAPALKRAHIGVAMGQRGNDVAKEASKLVLLDDNFSTLVYAVRGGRTIYNNLKKTVFASLTTNVGELALVLLGLLAAALWNYPIPILAGQMLAVDLLGEIGPLTLLTFDPPDRDVMTKPPRKPGEHILNIFSGMEITLLGTLIGGLAFLNFFLFMNREGITLTVDSVATINYFKATALSYSTIVFCQFFNILQRRSEHISLFNRNFFTNKILLFSIVISIGLVALAIYAPYISDFLSFGPITLTDWLFVLGAAAVFLGAFEVLKFFKRIRYR from the coding sequence ATGCCCGAAAAAAAGTACTACCAGATGGACGTAAAAAAGGTGTTGGAAGATCTGAACACGAGTGACAAAGGGCTCTCTCGCGCTGAAGCGGAAAGGCGCCTGCAAAGATACGGGGAAAATGAACTCAGGGCAAAAATAAGACTCCCTTTATGGTTGCTGTTTTTATCGCAATTCAGAGAGCTTCTCATTCTGATACTGATTCTCGGAGGGTTGGTATCCTACTTCATTGGTAATTACCGGGACGGTTCGATTATTTTTATCATTGTTTTTGTCAATGCGATAATCGGCTTTATCCATGAACATAAGGCGGACAAAATAATTGATAAGTTGAAGGGCCTGATCAGATCTCCGGCGAAGGTCGTGCGGAATGGCGAGTTGATGGAAATTTCGCAGGAAAACCTGGTCCCCGGAGATATTTTGCACATAGAGGCAGGAGACAAACTGCCCGCAGATATCAGGCTCATCGAGGTGAACGGTCTTAAGACCGACGATTTCGCCCTGACCGGGGAGTCGGTACCTCAGGAAAAGCGGCATGACGCAATAATCGAAGAGGTTTCATTGGCCGACAGGGACAACATGGCATATGCCGGCACAATAGTGGCAACCGGAAGCGCGGCCGGTGTGGTCGTGGCTACCGGCATGGATACGGAGACAGGGAAAATTGCAGGTCTGACAGAAGAAGCAGGCGAGATAAAAACCCCGCTCCAAAGAGAATTCCGGCGACTGGCGAACCAGTTGTCCGTAGCAGTAGTCATCATCAGTGCCGGGCTTTTTGTATTAGGGATGGTCCAGGATTTTTCCCTGTACATGAGCCTGGTATACGCCCTTGGCGTTGCCATGGCTATGGTGCCTCAAGCACTCCCCGCTCAGGTAACGGTTGCTCTTTCCACAGGAAGCAGTCAGTTGGCCAACAGAAATGCTGTGGTGAAGAACCTGCCCTCCGTAGAGACTCTTGGGTCAACGACCGTAATATGCACCGACAAAACAGGCACTCTGACGAAAAACGAGATGACGGTCCGGTCGGTATGGTTCAACGGGAAAAAATATGAGATTACCGGAATCGGGTATAAGCCCGAAGGTGAAGTCATGGACGAGGATGGAACCCCCTTAAGCAAGGAGCGCATTGAGGAGATAGAGGTACTAATGGACGCGGCGACTATGTCGTCAAACGCAGAAATACATGAACCGGACGAGGAACACGCCACCTGGTACTCCGTGGGCGATTCTACTGAAGCGGCCCTGATAGCGGTGTCAACGAAACTTGGTACCCGTTCTCCCGAGGAAGACGAGGAAAACCCTGAGCTCCGGGAATTCTCTTTCGATTCCGAGTTGATGAGAATGAGCTCGGTACGGCAGTTCGGGAATGATGTAAAGCTTGCTGTTAAAGGCTCTACGCTCAGCCTCCTCTCCATCAGTGCTTACATCTACAAAGACGGAGAAAATGTCCCTATAACCGAGGAAGACAAGAAAAACATCGAAGCAATAAACGAGGAGTACTCCCGCAATGGCATGCGGGTTCTGGCGATTGCACATCGACCGCTGGGTTCCAGGAAAGATGAATATAGAAGAGAAGATGTGGAAAGGGACGTCATATTTCTGGGCCTGATGGCCATGATAGATCCCCCGAAGGAGGGAGTAAAAGAGGCGATCAAAGACGCCCGGAAGGCGCATATCCGGGTGTTTATTCTTACTGGAGACCATCCGGAAACCGCACAGGCAGTGGGTCGAGAGATCGGCCTGTCGGAATCAGGTGGGGTCACGCCGGTGATTACAGGAGCAGAACTCAAAGAGATGGATGAAGAAAAGCTGAAAAAGATATTACAGGAAAATCAGTCCATCATATTTGCCCGCGTCGACCCGGAAGATAAGCTGCAGATCGTAAAGGTGCTGGAGGAACAGGGTGAAATCGTCGCGGTTACCGGAGACGGAGTAAATGATGCGCCTGCCCTCAAGCGGGCACATATCGGCGTTGCCATGGGGCAAAGGGGAAATGACGTAGCGAAAGAGGCGTCGAAACTCGTTTTGCTGGATGACAACTTTTCCACGCTGGTTTACGCGGTACGAGGCGGAAGAACAATCTACAATAATCTGAAGAAAACGGTGTTCGCCTCTCTGACTACCAATGTGGGAGAGCTGGCATTGGTATTACTGGGCCTGCTGGCAGCCGCCTTGTGGAATTATCCCATACCAATACTGGCCGGCCAGATGCTGGCAGTCGATCTGCTGGGAGAGATCGGGCCACTCACCCTTCTCACCTTCGATCCTCCGGACAGAGACGTGATGACCAAGCCCCCCAGGAAACCCGGTGAACATATACTCAACATATTCTCCGGTATGGAGATTACGCTTCTGGGAACACTGATAGGAGGATTGGCTTTCCTTAATTTCTTCTTATTTATGAACCGAGAAGGAATAACTCTGACGGTTGATAGCGTGGCTACCATCAATTATTTCAAGGCCACCGCACTCAGTTATTCCACTATTGTGTTTTGCCAGTTTTTCAATATCCTCCAGAGGAGGTCTGAGCATATCTCACTATTCAATCGAAACTTTTTTACAAACAAGATATTGCTTTTCTCTATTGTGATTTCCATCGGATTGGTGGCACTGGCAATCTACGCGCCTTACATCAGTGATTTTCTGAGTTTCGGCCCTATCAC
- a CDS encoding Fic family protein: MARETALVLGDELRLINSYYSNLIEGHKTTIPDINMALKNKFSQDPEKKYAQELCAAHVETEKRLMEFVNAPQKLNICSQQFLSEIHAAFYANLPKEHLFTHTPKGFSKTPVNPGQIRDVNVSVDGRSLHGPYHQDLPALLKTFAQSYAPDQFHGDERLIAMAASHHRLTWLHPFRDGNGRVVRLFSGLYLARIGVNKSNLWSLSRGLSRNKKRYMFELWATDSPDEQNNVHYFDDDLLADFCKFFFKICLDQIRFMEGLLRLDQIESRIDWYVETRAKHDKKPLRIEAAKLLRAVFMRGAIPRGMAVEILNMSERSARRIVSALIEKGLLQSQSHRAPLTIGLPIDVLPYYFPDLYDPSVIGEEYIV, from the coding sequence GTGGCCAGGGAGACCGCCCTTGTGCTCGGCGACGAGCTCCGGCTCATCAACAGCTACTACAGCAATCTTATTGAAGGCCATAAAACAACTATCCCAGACATCAATATGGCCTTAAAAAATAAATTTTCTCAGGATCCGGAGAAAAAATATGCGCAGGAACTGTGTGCCGCCCATGTAGAAACCGAAAAACGGTTAATGGAATTTGTGAATGCGCCGCAAAAGCTCAATATCTGCAGCCAGCAGTTTTTGTCTGAAATTCATGCTGCGTTCTATGCCAACTTACCGAAAGAGCATCTTTTCACACACACCCCCAAAGGATTTTCCAAAACGCCGGTCAATCCTGGCCAAATCCGGGATGTCAATGTCTCCGTGGATGGCCGGTCACTTCATGGGCCGTACCATCAGGATTTGCCGGCATTGCTCAAAACCTTTGCTCAAAGCTATGCCCCGGATCAGTTTCATGGTGACGAACGTTTAATCGCAATGGCGGCAAGTCATCACCGGCTGACCTGGCTGCATCCCTTCCGGGACGGAAACGGTCGGGTTGTCCGCCTTTTTTCAGGGCTGTATCTCGCCAGGATAGGCGTTAACAAAAGCAATCTGTGGTCTTTGTCACGAGGTTTATCAAGAAATAAAAAGCGGTATATGTTTGAGCTGTGGGCTACCGATTCTCCTGATGAACAAAATAACGTTCACTATTTTGATGATGACCTGCTGGCGGATTTCTGCAAGTTTTTCTTTAAAATCTGTCTGGATCAAATACGCTTCATGGAAGGCTTGCTGCGGCTTGACCAAATCGAAAGCCGGATCGACTGGTATGTGGAAACGCGGGCCAAACATGATAAAAAACCCTTGCGGATTGAGGCGGCAAAACTACTCAGGGCCGTGTTTATGCGTGGCGCCATACCAAGAGGCATGGCTGTTGAGATCCTGAACATGAGCGAGCGCAGTGCACGCCGAATCGTCAGCGCGCTGATCGAGAAAGGTCTTTTGCAGTCACAAAGCCACCGTGCGCCCTTAACAATCGGGCTGCCGATTGACGTTCTTCCTTATTACTTTCCGGATCTTTACGACCCTTCGGTAATTGGTGAGGAGTATATTGTCTGA
- a CDS encoding beta-hydroxyacyl-ACP dehydratase, translating to MKKSDTDSIEQALMESLSEYTVDRDEDISVNGTFVFQPDFPCFQGHFPDQAILPGIIQMAAVRSLADKALNQQLVPTAAKRIKFRGLIQPKERISITVNLKRH from the coding sequence ATGAAAAAATCCGATACTGATTCCATAGAACAGGCCTTGATGGAATCTCTATCTGAATACACTGTAGATAGAGATGAAGACATATCAGTGAATGGCACGTTTGTCTTTCAGCCTGATTTCCCCTGCTTCCAGGGCCACTTCCCAGATCAAGCAATACTCCCGGGCATCATACAAATGGCGGCGGTTCGTTCATTGGCCGATAAGGCCCTGAACCAACAGCTTGTGCCTACTGCTGCAAAACGAATCAAATTCCGAGGCCTTATCCAGCCAAAGGAGCGAATATCGATAACCGTGAACTTGAAAAGGCACTGA